A window of Gavia stellata isolate bGavSte3 chromosome 29, bGavSte3.hap2, whole genome shotgun sequence contains these coding sequences:
- the TINAGL1 gene encoding tubulointerstitial nephritis antigen-like isoform X2, which yields MRLLRALLCLRLLAEATMASRVRTRRELAPGLYEHGVYDASGSYCQRGDVCCHGRDDGCTVPYHDTLCYCDLFCNRTISDCCPDFWEYCLGIPAPFPKAPGCARTGRSYPTGATYRENCNLCTCGPGGQWQCEDHACLMDGELIDAINRGNYGWRAANYSQFWGMTLEDGIRHRLGTFRPSPTVMNMNEMHMNMDSNEVLPRHFDAAAKWPGMIHEPLDQGNCAGSWAFSTAAVASDRISIHSMGHMTPALSPQNLLSCDTRNQRGCSGGRLDGAWWYLRRRGVVTDECYPFTSQESQPAAQPCMMHSRSTGRGKRQATARCPNPQTHANEIYQSTPAYRLSSSEKEIMKELLENGPVQAILEVHEDFFMYKSGIYRHTPVAEGKGTKHQRHGTHSVKITGWGEEQLPDGQTQKYWTAANSWGTAWGEGGHFRIARGVNECEVETFVVGVWGRVSMEDMAHK from the exons ATGCGCCTGCTGCgggccctgctctgcctccgGCTGCTGGCCGAGGCCACCATGGCTTCCCGGGTACGCACCCGCCGGGAGCTGGCCCCCGGCTTGTACGAGCACGGGGTTTACGATGCCAGTGGGTCCTACTGCCAGCGAGGGGATGTCTGCTGCCATGGCCGGGACGACGGCTGCACCGTGCCCTACCACGACACCCTCTGCTACTGTGACCTCTTCTGCAACCGCACCATCTCCGACTGCTGCCCTGACTTCTGGGAGTACTGCCTGGGCATCCCGGCCCCCTTTCCCAAAGCTCCAG GCTGTGCCCGCACCGGCCGCAGCTACCCCACCGGAGCCACGTACCGGGAGAACTGCAACCTGTG CACCTGCGGCCCCGGCGGGCAGTGGCAGTGCGAGGACCACGCCTGCCTGATGGACGGGGAGCTGATCGACGCCATCAACAGGGGCAATTACGG CTGGAGAGCCGCCAACTACAGCCAGTTCTGGGGCATGACGCTGGAGGACGGGATCCGGCACCGCTTGGGCACCTTCCGGCCCTCTCCCACCGTCATGAACATGAACGAGATGCAC ATGAACATGGACTCCAACGAGGTGCTGCCCCGCCACTTTGATGCAGCTGCGAAGTGGCCCGGGATGATCCATGAGCCCCTGGACCAGGGCAACTGCGCCGGTTCCTGGGCCTTCTCCACGGCGG CCGTCGCCTCGGACCGCATCTCCATCCACTCCATGGGACACATGACGCCCGCCCTGTCACCCCAAAACCTCCTGTCCTGCGACACCCGCAACCAGCGGGGCTGCAGCGGGGGCCGGCTGGACGGCGCCTGGTGGTACCTCCGCAGGCGAGG GGTGGTGACGGACGAGTGCTACCCCTTCACCAGCCAGGAGAGCCAGCCGGCGGCACAGCCCTGCATGATGCACAGCCGCTCCACGGGCAGGGGCAAGCGGCAGGCGACGGCGCGCTGCCCCAACCCCCAGACCCACGCCAACGAGATCTACCAGTCCACCCCCGCCTACCGCCTCTCCTCCAGC GAGAAGGAGATcatgaaggagctgctggagaacGGCCCCGTGCAAG CCATCCTGGAGGTGCATGAGGATTTCTTCATGTACAAGAGTGGGATCTATCGGCACACGCCGGTGGCCGAGGGGAAGGGGACGAAGCACCAGAGACACGGGACCCACTCGGTCAAAATCACCGG GTGGGGAGAAGAGCAGCTGCCTGATGGCCAGACCCAAAAATACTGG ACTGCGGCCAACTCCTGGGGCACGGCATGGGGTGAGGGCGGCCACTTCCGCATCGCCCGCGGCGTCAACGAGTGCGAGGTGGAGACCTTCGTGGTGGGTGTCTGGGGCCGCGTCAGCATGGAGGACATGGCCCACAAGTGA
- the TINAGL1 gene encoding tubulointerstitial nephritis antigen-like isoform X1, with the protein MASRVRTRRELAPGLYEHGVYDASGSYCQRGDVCCHGRDDGCTVPYHDTLCYCDLFCNRTISDCCPDFWEYCLGIPAPFPKAPGCARTGRSYPTGATYRENCNLCWRAANYSQFWGMTLEDGIRHRLGTFRPSPTVMNMNEMHMNMDSNEVLPRHFDAAAKWPGMIHEPLDQGNCAGSWAFSTAAVASDRISIHSMGHMTPALSPQNLLSCDTRNQRGCSGGRLDGAWWYLRRRGVVTDECYPFTSQESQPAAQPCMMHSRSTGRGKRQATARCPNPQTHANEIYQSTPAYRLSSSEKEIMKELLENGPVQAILEVHEDFFMYKSGIYRHTPVAEGKGTKHQRHGTHSVKITGWGEEQLPDGQTQKYWTAANSWGTAWGEGGHFRIARGVNECEVETFVVGVWGRVSMEDMAHK; encoded by the exons ATGGCTTCCCGGGTACGCACCCGCCGGGAGCTGGCCCCCGGCTTGTACGAGCACGGGGTTTACGATGCCAGTGGGTCCTACTGCCAGCGAGGGGATGTCTGCTGCCATGGCCGGGACGACGGCTGCACCGTGCCCTACCACGACACCCTCTGCTACTGTGACCTCTTCTGCAACCGCACCATCTCCGACTGCTGCCCTGACTTCTGGGAGTACTGCCTGGGCATCCCGGCCCCCTTTCCCAAAGCTCCAG GCTGTGCCCGCACCGGCCGCAGCTACCCCACCGGAGCCACGTACCGGGAGAACTGCAACCTGTG CTGGAGAGCCGCCAACTACAGCCAGTTCTGGGGCATGACGCTGGAGGACGGGATCCGGCACCGCTTGGGCACCTTCCGGCCCTCTCCCACCGTCATGAACATGAACGAGATGCAC ATGAACATGGACTCCAACGAGGTGCTGCCCCGCCACTTTGATGCAGCTGCGAAGTGGCCCGGGATGATCCATGAGCCCCTGGACCAGGGCAACTGCGCCGGTTCCTGGGCCTTCTCCACGGCGG CCGTCGCCTCGGACCGCATCTCCATCCACTCCATGGGACACATGACGCCCGCCCTGTCACCCCAAAACCTCCTGTCCTGCGACACCCGCAACCAGCGGGGCTGCAGCGGGGGCCGGCTGGACGGCGCCTGGTGGTACCTCCGCAGGCGAGG GGTGGTGACGGACGAGTGCTACCCCTTCACCAGCCAGGAGAGCCAGCCGGCGGCACAGCCCTGCATGATGCACAGCCGCTCCACGGGCAGGGGCAAGCGGCAGGCGACGGCGCGCTGCCCCAACCCCCAGACCCACGCCAACGAGATCTACCAGTCCACCCCCGCCTACCGCCTCTCCTCCAGC GAGAAGGAGATcatgaaggagctgctggagaacGGCCCCGTGCAAG CCATCCTGGAGGTGCATGAGGATTTCTTCATGTACAAGAGTGGGATCTATCGGCACACGCCGGTGGCCGAGGGGAAGGGGACGAAGCACCAGAGACACGGGACCCACTCGGTCAAAATCACCGG GTGGGGAGAAGAGCAGCTGCCTGATGGCCAGACCCAAAAATACTGG ACTGCGGCCAACTCCTGGGGCACGGCATGGGGTGAGGGCGGCCACTTCCGCATCGCCCGCGGCGTCAACGAGTGCGAGGTGGAGACCTTCGTGGTGGGTGTCTGGGGCCGCGTCAGCATGGAGGACATGGCCCACAAGTGA
- the PEF1 gene encoding peflin, protein MAAYPGQGFPGAGQTPGAPPAGPYPGAPYGGGPPPAPGAPYGQPPPGGPYGGGAAPGGPYGQPGSGPYGGPQPGPYGGAAPGGNAPPGVDPEAFSWFQAVDADRSGYISVKELKQALVNSNWSTFNDETCLLMINMFDKTRSGRIDVYGFSALLRFIQQWKNLFQQYDRDQSGSISFSELQQAFSQMGYNLSPQFSQLLLARYAQRSSNPSIQLDRFIQICMQLQSTTDAFREKDTGLVGNVRLSYEDFLTMVVTRMM, encoded by the exons ATGGCGGCGTACCCGGGGCAG GGCTTCCCCGGCGCAGGACAGACCCCCGGCGCGCCCCCGGCCGGCCCCTACCCCGGGGCTCCCTACGGCGGGGGCCCGCCCCCAGCGCCCGGGGCGCCCTACGGACAGCCCCCGCCCGGGGGTCCCTACGGAGGCGGCGCCGCGCCCGGAGGGCCCTACGGACAGCCTGGCAGCGGCCCCTACGGCGGCCCCCAGCCCGGGCCCTACGGAGGGGCGGCTCCCGGAG GTAATGCCCCCCCAGGTGTGGACCCAGAGGCCTTCTCCTGGTTCCAGGCGGTCGATGCCGATCGCAGTGGGTACATCTCCGTGAAGGAGCTGAAGCAGGCGCTGGTCAACTCCAACTGGTCGACGTTCAACGACGAGACCTGCCTGCTGATGATAA ACATGTTCGATAAGACCAGGTCAGGACGCATAGACGTGTACGGCTTCTCAGCCTTGCTGCGCTTCATCCAGCAGTGGAAGAACCTTTTCCAGCAGTACGACAGGGACCAGTCAGGCTCCATCAGCTTCAGCGAGCTCCAACAAG CTTTCTCCCAGATGGGCTATAACCTGAGCCCCCAGTttagccagctgctgctggcccgCTACGCCCAGCGATCCTCCAACCCCAGCATCCAGCTCGACCGCTTCATTCAGATCTGCATGCAGCTCCAGAGCACGACCGACGCCTTCCGCGAGAAGGACACTGGGCTGGTGGGCAATGTGCGGCTGAGCTATGAGGACTTCCTCACGATGGTCGTGACTCGCATGATGTGA
- the COL16A1 gene encoding LOW QUALITY PROTEIN: collagen alpha-1(XVI) chain (The sequence of the model RefSeq protein was modified relative to this genomic sequence to represent the inferred CDS: deleted 1 base in 1 codon) produces MRGLWALTLMGLISACEGKELPPAEGEPCPQLWDEDLVGDKYENITGFNLIKRFDLLKISSIKKVRNPRGPVVLRLGAVPLVQPTQQVFPHGLPPTFTLVLTLLLKKNSTGEHWYLFQVTDRQGYPQLSLAVHGPEKSLEFQARAPGTAFVSAIFAGKAVASLFDGRWHKVVVAVQSRAVSVHLDCASISSKPLAPRRALAPEGNAFLGLDAVRGTPVRFDIQQAQIYCDAELARQEGCCEISASGCLPEAPKTRRQAELMQSSNLIEISPQPEGRVYTRCFCLEEPLGAEPARTPGRTSLKGDHGKVRGAAGTPAEACPPCSPQTASANVTLGPPGPKGGKGERGVPGTAGGKGEKGDRGADCVRTHPGGPVQCAEGPRGEKGQRGEVGLPGVAGADGQKGQKGEKGDGGLQGKPGRPGRDGRPGEICVVGPKGQKGDPGLVGPEGLAGEPGPPGKPGSPGIGFPGKPGDPGGPPGPKGEKGSSGAPGPGGSPGTPGPPGVLGPKGDKGEPCEVCPTVSEEMLGATGLPGKPGPRGAPGAPGKDGVSDRPGPAGPKGDRGDPGIHGMKGEKGDSCLSCDARVLAALMRGPSEGLETAWGIWQGEAVLPRLDGIKGEKGDGGREGPTGRPGLPGDKGDPGMQGLKGEKGEPCGQCPPAPLALEGAATVLAVPGPPGERGQGGPPGRAGRPGDAGQKGQKGDAGSPGDPGTPGMAGVPGLSGEPGIRGPAGPKGEKGDACEPGPAPHGDFLDVVGIPGKPGAKGDQGPPGIGQPGRPGKPGLPGVQGPTGLKGLQGEPGPRGIGQPGPQGEPGSAGPPGPPGPPGPQGPPGMAAEKGAKGSPGPKGAVGPPGSPGTSVTGPPGPEGQRGLPGVPGSSGQPGEKGARGEKGDPGECACPPGPRQDPSPSYAGMPGAPGLWTGMSWQPQPGPQGPPGAPGPPGPPGAPGRQGMPGHNGLPGLPGPAGDLGPLAVMAERNIEVLKTLCGDCVQLQAAFEAPSGVKGEKGDVGMPGVPGSESCAHCFAQFPRAEEARGDSPDPDCMGDPGLPGAPGIPGERGEQGSPGLRGPPGPPGPIGPPGFPGTPGAPGTARKDPGLQGERGPAGLAGAKGEPGPPGQPGYPGATGPPGLPGIKGERGYVGPPGEKGELGPPGLDGLPGPTGPAGPRGERGLPGSAGEKGDQGFQGQPGFPGPPGPPGFPGKVGPAGPPGPAAEKGSEGMRGPTGMPGPPGPPGPPGIQGPAGLEGLDGKDGKPGLRGDPGPPGPPGMMGPPGFKGKTGHPGLPGPKGDCGKPGPPGSTGRPGAEGDPGPMGPQGRQGPPGLIGPPGSPGQPGPAGLAGVGLKGERGSAGERGLPGMPGQPGPPGHPGPPGEQGPDGPVGKEGPPGKPGIAGPAGQKGEAGSPGERGYPGEKGRAGMPGGPGKSGSMGLVGPRGPVGERGPPGSPGPAGSPGLPGPPGMMGDVVNYDEIKRFIRQELSKMFDERMAYYTSRLHFPVEMVASPGRPGPPGKDGLPGRPGPPGSPGMPGQIGREGRQGVPGMRGEPGAKGEKGEKGVGVMGDSGPPGPPGPQGPPGYGKMGPPGPVGQQGIPGIPGPPGATGQPGKTGHCSPAECLGAVPLEQPLFQPKNVKGPFG; encoded by the exons GCAGGTGTTTCCCCACGGGTTGCCCCCCACCTTCACCCTCGTCCTCACCTTGCTGCTGAAGAAGAACAGCACCGGGGAGCACTGGTACCTCTTCCAGGTCACCGACCGGCAGGGCTACCCCCAG ctctcccTGGCCGTGCACGGTCCTGAGAAGAGCCTGGAGTTCCAGGCCAGGGCACCGGGGACCGCATTCGTCAGCGCCATCTTCGCAGGGAAGGCCGTGGCGTCCCTCTTCGATGGGCGGTGGCACAAGGTGGTGGTGGCCGTGCAGAGCCGCGCCGTCTCTGTCCACCTCGACTGCGCCTCCATCTCCTCCAAGCCGCTGGCACCCCGGCGGGCGCTGGCCCCGGAGGGCAATGCCTTCCTGGGGCTGGACGCCGTGCGTGGCACCCCGGTCCGG TTTGACATCCAGCAAGCTCAGATCTACTGCGACGCCGAGCTGGCCAGGCAGGAGGGGTGCTGCGAGATCTCTGCCAGCGGG TGCCTTCCGGAAGCGCCCAAGACCCGTCGGCAAGCAGAGCTGATGCAGAGCAGCAACCTCATCGAGATCTCGCCGCAGCCCGAGGGTCGGGTGTACACCCGCTGCTTCTGCCTGGAGGAGCCGCTGGGCGCG GAGCCAGCGAGGACCCCGGGGAGGACCAGCCTGAAGGGAGATCACGGGAAGGTGAGGGGTG CTGCAGGGACGCCTGCAGAGgcg TGCCCACCCTGCTCACCGCAGACGGCCTCGGCAAAC GTCACACTCGGTCCCCCGGGTCCAAAG GGCGGGAAGGGCGAGCGCGGCGTGCCCGGCACCGCCGGCGGCAAGGGGGAGAAAGGTGACCGT GGTGCTGACTGCGTGCGCACCCACCCCGGTGGCCCCGTGCAG tgTGCCGAGGGGCCGCGGGGCGAGAAGGGGCAGCGCGGAGAGGTG GGGCTCCCGGGGGTGGCCGGTGCTGACGGGCAGAAG GGCCAGAAGGGCGAGAAGGGCGACGGGGGACTGCAGGGCAAGCCGGGGCGCCCGGGGCGTGAT GGCCGGCCCGGAGAGATTTGCGTGGTGGGCCCCAAGGGCCAGAAG GGTGACCCTGGCCTCGTGGGACCTGAGGGGCTGGCGGGCGAGCCAGGACCCCCAGGGAAGCCAGGATCTCCGGGGATCGGCTTTCCAGGGAAGCCG GGCGACCCTGGTGGCCCCCCGGGTCCgaagggagaaaag GGCAGCTCGGGAGCTCCTGGACCCGGAGGATCGCCTGGGACGCCC GGACCCCCCGGCGTCCTGGGGCCGAAAGGAGACAAG GGCGAGCCATGCGAGGTGTGTCCCACTGTCTCTGAGGAGATGCTCGGTGCCACCGGGCTGCCCGGCAAGCCGGGACCCAGGGGAGCGCCCGGAGCACCCGGCAAGGATGGGGTCTCG gacaggcccggccccgcgggacCCAAAGGGGACAGG GGAGATCCTGGCATCCACGGGATGAAAGGAGAGAAG GGGGACTCCTGCCTGTCCTGCGATGCCCGCGTCCTCGCCGCGCTGATGCGGGGTCCCTCCGAGGGGCTCGA GACCGCATGGGGCATTTGGCAGGGTGAAGCGGTGCTCCCCAGGCTGGATGGCATCAAGGGCGAGAAG GGGGATGGCGGCCGGGAGGGACCCACGGGCAGACCG GGACTCCCGGGAGACAAGGGTGATCCAGGCATGCAGGGGCTCAAAGGAGAGAAG GGTGAGCCATGCGGGCAGTGCCCTCCCGCGCCACTGGCCCTTGAAGGGGCAGCGACGGTGCTGGCCGTGCCCGGACCGCcgggggagaggggccagggcGGCCCCCCGGGCAGAGCG GGCAGACCCGGCGACGCTGGCCAGAAGGGACAGAAG GGGGACGCAGGCAGCCCCGGGGACCCAGGCACCCCGGGCATGGCTGGTGTCCCGGGGCTGTCGGGTGAGCCCGGCATCaggggcccggccggccccaAAGGCGAGAAG GGAGACGCCTGCGAGCCCGGTCCCGCTCCGCATGGGGACTTCTTGGATGTGGTTGGCATCCCGGGAAAACCCGGGGCCAAAGGGGACCAGGGCCCCCCGGGCATCGGCCAGCCGGGCAGACCC GGGAAGCCGGGACTGCCGGGGGTTCAGGGCCCCACGGGGCTGAAGGGGCTGCAG GGTGAGCCGGGACCGCGGGGGATCGGCCAGCCGGGACCGCAG GGAGAGCCCGGGAGCGCCGGACCACCCGGACCACCT ggcccccccggaccccagggacccccagggaTGGCGGCAGAGAAAGGTGCCAAG GGATCTCCGGGGCCCAAAGGTGCCGTGGGACCCCCTGGGTCACCAGGGACCAGTGTCACAGGGCCACCG GGCCCCGAAGGGCagcgggggctccccggggtGCCCGGGTCCAGCGGGCAGCCG GGGGAGAAGGGTGCCCGGGGCGAGAAG GGAGACCCCGGGGAGTGTGCCTGCCCACCCGGCCCCCGCCAGGACCCCAGCCCCAGCTACGCCGGGATGCCG GGAGCCCCAGGACTGTGGACCGGGATGTCCTGGCAGCCGCAGCCGGGCCCACAG GGTCCCCCCGGAGCCCCCggaccccccggcccccccggtGCCCCGGGCCGCCAG GGGATGCCAGGACACAACGGTTTGCCGGGACTGCCTGGACCAGCCGGAGACCTG GGGCCGCTGGCCGTCATGGCCGAGAGGAACATCGAGGTGCTGAAG acCCTCTGCGGGGACTGCGTCCAGCTGCAGGCGGCCTTTGAAGCGCCCAGCGGTGTcaagggggagaagggggacgTGGGCATGCCCGGCGTCCCCGGCAGCGAGAGCTGTGCCCAC TGCTTTGCCCAGTTCCCGAGAGCGGAGGAGGCTCGG ggTGACAGCCCTGACCCAGACTGCATGGGCGATCCCGGGCTGCCGGGTGCCCCCGGCATTCCTGGCGAGAGAGGCGAGCAG GGCTCACCGGGACtgcggggacccccggggccaccCGGGCCCATC GGCCCCCCAGGCTTTCCTGGAACGCCTGGCGCACCCGGAACTGCCCGTAAGGACCCA GGTCTCCAGGGGGAACGTGGCCCTGCTGGGCTTGCCGGAGCCAAAGGGGAGCCG GGACCTCCAGGGCAGCCTGGCTATCCCGGCGCA acgggcccccccggccttcCT ggCATCAAAGGCGAGCGAGGCTACGTGGGCCCCCCCGGGGAGAAGGGGGAACTG GGACCCCCTGGCTTGGACGGCCTCCCCGGTCCCACGGGACCAGCG GGACCGAGGGGCGAGCGTGGGCTCCCAGGCAGTGCCGGCGAGAAGGGGGACCAG GGTTTCCAGGGCCAGCCCGGCTTCCCGGGGCCACCG GGGCCCCCCGGCTTCCCAGGGAAGGTTGGTCCGGCCGGGCCACCGGGGCCCGCAGCCGAGAAG GGCAGTGAGGGCATGCGTGGGCCCACGGGGATGCCAGGGCCCcctggaccccctggacccccAGGCATCCAG GGCCCCGCGGGCTTGGAAGGACTGGACGGCAAGGATGGCAAACCGGGACTGCGG GGTGACCCCGGCCCCCCTGGGCCACCAGGGATGATGGGTCCTCCG GGCTTCAAGGGGAAGACGGGGCACCCGGGTCTGCCGGGACCGAAG GGTGACTGCGGCAAACCTGGCCCCCCGGGGAGCACAGGCAGGCCGGGAGCAGAG GGTGACCCTGGACCCATGGGACCCCAAGGCCGGCAGGGACCCCCGGGGCTCATC ggcccccccggCAGCCCGGGGCAGCCGGGTCCCGCTGGCCTCGCCGGAGTG GGGCTGAAGGGCGAGCGGGGCTCTGCGGGGGAGCGAGGTCTGCCAGGGATGCCAGGACAGCCGGGACCCCCAGGCCACCCGGGACCGCCG GGGGAGCAGGGACCAGACGGACCCGTCGGTAAAGAG GGCCCCCCAGGAAAACCCGGCATCGCGGGACCAGCCGGCCAGAAG GGCGAAGCTGGATCCCCCGGCGAGAGAGGCTACCCCGGGgagaagggcagagctggcatgCCCGGGGGGCCGGGGAAGAGCGGCTCCATGGGCCTCGTGGGGCCACGGGGGCCCGTGGGAGAGAGGGGCCCCCCCGGCTCACCGGGAcctgcaggcagccctgggctgccGGGCCCCCCAGGGATGATG GGAGACGTGGTGAATTACGACGAGATCAAGAGGTTCATCCGGCAGGAGCTGAGCAAGATGTTTGACG agcgGATGGCATATTACACCTCCCGGCTGCACTTCCCTGTGGAGATGGTGGCATCGCCGGGGAGACCGGGTCCCCCCGGGAAGGACGGGCTGCCCGGCCGGCCGGGACCCCCCGGCTCCCCGGGGATGCCGGGGCAGATTGGCAGAGAGGGGCGGCAGGGTGTGCCGGGCATGCGGG GTGAGCCGGGCGCgaaaggagagaaaggggagaaaggtGTGGGGGTGATGGGGGACAGCggccccccgggacccccag GTCCCCAAGGGCCACCAGGCTACGGGAAGATGGGCCCCCCGGGCCCCGTGGGTCAGCAGGGCATCCCCGGCATCCCCGGCCCCCCGGGCGCCACGGGGCAGCCGGGCAAGACGGGGCACTGCAGCCCGGCGGAGTGCCTGGGCGCCGTGCCCCTGGAGCAGCCCCTCTTCCAGCCCAAAAACGTCAAGGGCCCCTTCGGCTGA